The segment GGATTTTAGCAAGGGGCAATACATGATGGGCCACCACCTTAACGTGTTCATCGGTGTCGCCCTGAACGTCTCTGATCAGCCTATTGAGTTCAAAGAGGCGTTGTGTGGGAGCTGGGATGTGGCTGCGGTGACTACGTGGCCGCTTAACGTGCTTGAGCCCGGCCAGAAGACGGAGATCTATGTGGCGAAGAAGCAGAAGCGTGGTCTCGCACCAACGTCTAAGCGTCCATCGCTGCTGGGAGGTGCCCAATGATTAAGCGATTTTGGACACAGTTAGACCCCAACAAGAAGCGTTGGGTGTCTATCGCTGGCGGCGTCTTCGTTCTTTTTGCGGTCGTGACAATGTTCTCTGGTGAACCCAAGAAAGAAGAGAAGCGCGGTCGCCAAGAAACCATCAAGCACGTTCTCACAGACAAAAACACCCGTGAGATCGGGATAGATTCGTTGTCTGCCGATGTGAAGATGGTGTCTCGTGAAAACTCCGACCTGAAAAAGGAGCTGGAACGAGTCAAGAAAGAGCTGGAGGAAACCAAAACCACTGCCGGGAAATCCAGTGATGTTGGCCGTGAGATGACCCGCCTTCGTCAAGATTTGGACCGCCTGACCCAGAAGAACATGGAATTGGCTAAGAAAGTCGAAACCGGCGCTGCTGGTGGAAAAACATCCTCTTCATCAGAGGATGCCAGAGCCGATGTTAATGGTGCATCTGGTGGTGATGGTCAGTTCATGGAGAAAAAGCTCGACTACAAAGATCCAGCATCCTTTTTTCGGGACGCACCGCTTCCTGACTCGAAGGGTGGGGCTCCTGCAACTGGCAAGGGAGACGGTCGTGATGCAACTAAACCAGGCATCCAAATAGTGAGCTACTCGCAGAAAGCGCCAGAAGTTGAAGAGAAGGACAACAAGGATGATGAGTCTATCTACCTACCTTCTGGCTCCATCCTGACAGGGGTGCTCATCAACGGTATGGACGCACCAACATCTCAAGGTGCTCGTCGAGATCCGTTCCCTTCGACCCTCAGGATTCAGAAAGAGGCTATTTTGCCTAACCGCTTCCGTGCGGATGTTCGTGAGTGCTTCCTGATTGTTTCAGGCTATGGAGATCTCAGTTCAGAGCGAGCGTACCTGCGTGGCGAGACCTTCTCGTGCGTTCGGGATGATGGGGGGGTCATAGAAGCGAAGCTGGATTCCTATGCAGTGGGTGAAGACGGTAAGGCCGGTGTCCGTGGTCGCGTCGTATCGAAGCAGGGGCAAATCATCGCCAAGAGCTTGATGGCAGGCTTCCTTGGTGGCGTTTCCGAAGCCTTTGACGTCAATCCTGTGCCGGTCGTCAGCACTAACCCTGGCTCAAATACCCAGTACCAGTCTGTGTTCTCCGACCAGATGTTGCAGGGAGCAGCAGTGAAGGGGGCCAGTAAGGCGCTAGATCGCATCGCTCAGTTCTATATCGACATGGCCGAAGGCATCTTCCCCGTTATCGAGGTCGATGCTGGCCGTCAGGTAGACATCATCGTGACCAAAGGAACCAAGCTACAAATTCGTTCCACCGGGGGAACCAAGAAATGAAAAATTTGAACATTTTGACCAGAAAGGGCAGTTCCAGAGGCGAGGCTCAAAAGGAACAGGCAGTAAGATCCGCAAAGATGTTGGGGGTGGGTGCAGCGCTACTTATTTTGTCGGGCTGTTCGACGTTCAACATCGGCAAGGATGAGTATAGCTGTCCGGGAATGCCGAATGGTGTTCAGTGTATGTCAGCGCGAGACGTTTACGCCGCAACCAATGACGGAAATGTCCCGCGCCCAATGAAACCAGAGGAAGTCGAGGCCAAAGCGGAAGCGGATGGCGAAGGTTCCTCAAACGTTTCAGCGAACTCATCTAGCTCCGGAGACCCGGTGATTGACAACTATGTCGCACCGCGTCTTCCGGATCGCCCGATTCCAATTCGTACACCAGCACAGGTTATGCGGATTTGGGTAGCTCCCTGGGAGGACACCAATGGTGATCTCATCGTGACAGGGTATGTCTATACCGAAATCGAACCGCGCAGGTGGGTGATTGGGGATGGCACACCGCAAAGTGAGCCAGTTTTGAGACCGCTGCAAACGGTACAACACGAACCGAAGTCTGAAACAACCAAATAGGAGATGTTCTTGATGAACGCAAATCAGTTGGCGAATGCCTCAAGTAAAAACAACGCACTCTTCCTCTTCCTGGGGTTGATGGTGGTAGCCTTCCTGCTCGTGCCGGATCAGGCCCACGCTGGTACTGGTGGTACAGCGTTTGACGACGTATGGGTAACTCTCAAGGATTGGACCCAAGGTACTTTGGGTCGAATCGTTGCGGGTGCGATGATCCTGGTCGGTGTTGTTGGTGGTATCGCTCGCCAGAGCCTCATGGCTTTCGCTATGGGTATCGGTGGCGGTATGGGCCTGTACAACTCCCCGACCGTAGTGGAATCCATCATGTCTGCTACTCTGGAACATGCAGAGAAGGTCATCCCGGCTGTTGTGCAACTCAGCAATGGCCTGGGGGTGTAAAAGACACCTTGCCGTTAATCAACGGGTGATAGGGGCAGCCTAAAAGCTGCCCTTATTTTTTGGCAAAAAGTCCAGTCATAACAAATTCCAACTATTTCCTTATTTGCTCAAAAAGGGCACTTCCACAGCCCATGTTTATGCACTCCCTCCCGTAACCTCCAGCATTGGGTTCTTGTAACTCAAAACGAATGGAGAATGCGATGATCAATTTCAAGCCTAAAATTCCGGCGATGCTTGGGGCTCTGGCGGTTCTTACCGCTGGTGCTGCTCATGCAGAGCTGCTGGAATACACCTTTAAGGCTCCAGATGGTACGCAACGGTCTCTGACTCCGAATGCCAACTATGCCAACCCAACGGGCAATATCTCGTTTGCCTTGAGTGCCGGTATCGACCGAAAGGTAAAGATTTCGGTGATTCGGTCGGATGGAACAGTGGTTTCGACAGCGACCAGCCACCTTCTTGGGGCTACTGATCGCATCACAGTGGGTGGAAAATCCTACTATGGTGCGGAACTTCAACTACCGGCTCCTTCCGAGGGAGTCTACAAACTAAGGGCCGAAATACTGGCGTCAGACGGAAGTTCCGTTCAGACTGATGAATACCCGCTTCAAGTCGATACGACAGCGCCAAGTTTGGCAAACGTGACAGTAAAAGGGGAATGGAACCGGGCGCTTTCTGATGGAACGCTACTGCGAGGTCCTAACCGATTTTCAGGTATAGATGTGTCTGCATCTGATGCCGGTTCTTCGGTTTCCTCTATACAGGCGTATGCTGTAGATAGCAAAGGCAAGAGGAGTCCTGTTGTCTCGGTTAATTACGCCAACGGCCAAGGCCAGTTGTTGAACTGGAGCACTGTGTTCCCTAATGGGGAGGATCTATATACGCTTCATTTCGAGGCCCTGGATAAAGCAGGGAACAAAGGGTCAATAGCCTATCCTATTGCTTGGGATTCAGTAGGTGCAAAGTCTGGAGAGAATCCTGAGCCAGTAGCAGTGTATGACCCTAAGAACCCGCAGGCCTCAACTTTTAAGGTTAATGGTCAGGCCCTATCAGGTTTTGCGCCTTATCAGAACGGAATGACCATTTATTCCGATACCTACAGGGTGCTCTACCGGATACCCAAAACAAACTCCTATCCTTCTTCACCTTACGGTGCTCAAAGCGGTAACTGGTGTGATTATAAAAACTGTATTGAAGGCAATATCATTGCCGAAGACGGTACATATGATTATCGGCAGACGCAAGCTGATGTATTCCAGCAACATGGGACAAAAACTAAGTCGTTTATTATTTACGACTGGGTTATGAACTCTCTTGGTAATACATCCGTCAGTGTGAAAGCTGATCCATCGGTTAGCTTGGCTCCCATCGGTAAGTATGTTGAATATCTTAGGGATGATGGTCAGTGGGTCCGCGGTGAAACCATTAATATGAGCTCAGT is part of the Providencia stuartii genome and harbors:
- a CDS encoding TraB/VirB10 family protein codes for the protein MKRFWTQLDPNKKRWVSIAGGVFVLFAVVTMFSGEPKKEEKRGRQETIKHVLTDKNTREIGIDSLSADVKMVSRENSDLKKELERVKKELEETKTTAGKSSDVGREMTRLRQDLDRLTQKNMELAKKVETGAAGGKTSSSSEDARADVNGASGGDGQFMEKKLDYKDPASFFRDAPLPDSKGGAPATGKGDGRDATKPGIQIVSYSQKAPEVEEKDNKDDESIYLPSGSILTGVLINGMDAPTSQGARRDPFPSTLRIQKEAILPNRFRADVRECFLIVSGYGDLSSERAYLRGETFSCVRDDGGVIEAKLDSYAVGEDGKAGVRGRVVSKQGQIIAKSLMAGFLGGVSEAFDVNPVPVVSTNPGSNTQYQSVFSDQMLQGAAVKGASKALDRIAQFYIDMAEGIFPVIEVDAGRQVDIIVTKGTKLQIRSTGGTKK
- the traA gene encoding TraA family conjugative transfer protein; translation: MVVAFLLVPDQAHAGTGGTAFDDVWVTLKDWTQGTLGRIVAGAMILVGVVGGIARQSLMAFAMGIGGGMGLYNSPTVVESIMSATLEHAEKVIPAVVQLSNGLGV
- the traV gene encoding type IV conjugative transfer system lipoprotein TraV; this encodes MKNLNILTRKGSSRGEAQKEQAVRSAKMLGVGAALLILSGCSTFNIGKDEYSCPGMPNGVQCMSARDVYAATNDGNVPRPMKPEEVEAKAEADGEGSSNVSANSSSSGDPVIDNYVAPRLPDRPIPIRTPAQVMRIWVAPWEDTNGDLIVTGYVYTEIEPRRWVIGDGTPQSEPVLRPLQTVQHEPKSETTK